A stretch of the Vicinamibacteria bacterium genome encodes the following:
- a CDS encoding SDR family NAD(P)-dependent oxidoreductase, producing MPEPVRADLGGRTCLVTGGSAGIGKAIARELARMRARVILACRSAERGEAARQQIAGETANPEVEVMLVDLSRQASIREFARTLRGRHPALNVLVNNAGVWLQRRQESAEGIEMTWSTNVLGYFLLTELLLPALQKAAPARIVNVASQLASDLDLRDVQFKTRPYAGRAAYAQSKQADRMLTWALARRLRGTGVAANAMHPGFVSTELFSKAGGLLGRAASFWAKLQARRPEEGADTAVWLAASPEVEGRSDAYWIDRQERACRFRSLAGEDALWDLCESMTRPRPV from the coding sequence ATGCCAGAGCCGGTGAGGGCGGACCTGGGCGGCCGGACCTGCCTCGTGACCGGAGGCAGCGCCGGCATCGGGAAGGCCATAGCGAGGGAGCTCGCCCGGATGCGGGCACGGGTGATCCTGGCCTGCCGCAGCGCGGAGCGGGGGGAGGCCGCGCGGCAGCAGATCGCGGGGGAGACCGCGAACCCGGAGGTGGAGGTGATGCTGGTGGACCTGTCCCGCCAGGCTTCCATCCGCGAGTTCGCCCGGACCCTCCGCGGGCGACACCCCGCGCTCAACGTGCTCGTGAACAACGCGGGGGTCTGGCTCCAGAGACGGCAGGAGAGCGCGGAGGGGATCGAGATGACTTGGTCCACCAATGTGCTCGGCTACTTCCTTCTCACCGAGCTTCTCCTTCCCGCGCTCCAGAAGGCGGCCCCGGCGCGGATCGTGAACGTGGCCTCCCAGCTGGCCAGCGACCTCGATCTCCGCGACGTTCAGTTCAAGACCCGGCCCTACGCCGGCCGCGCCGCCTATGCCCAGAGCAAGCAGGCCGACCGCATGCTCACCTGGGCCCTGGCCCGGCGACTCCGGGGGACGGGCGTCGCCGCTAACGCCATGCACCCCGGCTTCGTGAGCACGGAGCTCTTCTCCAAGGCGGGCGGCCTGCTGGGGAGGGCGGCCTCGTTCTGGGCCAAGCTCCAGGCCCGGCGGCCGGAGGAGGGAGCGGACACCGCGGTGTGGCTCGCGGCCAGCCCGGAGGTGGAGGGGCGATCCGACGCATATTGGATCGACCGTCAGGAGCGGGCCTGTCGCTTCCGTAGCCTCGCGGGGGAGGACGCGCTCTGGGATCTCTGCGAGTCGATGACCCGCCCCCGCCCGGTGTAG
- the moaC gene encoding cyclic pyranopterin monophosphate synthase MoaC, with protein sequence MSHLDARGGARMVDVSTKPATLREAVARGRIRIAPAALRLLRAGRLPKGGVIETARLAGILAAKRTGDVIPLCHPLPLTHVDVDLLPRRDGFAIVARVRTEARTGAEMEALHAVAVAALTVYDMVKAADRTMVITDIVLVKKTGGKSGEYRRG encoded by the coding sequence TTGAGCCACCTCGACGCGCGGGGGGGGGCGCGCATGGTGGATGTGTCGACGAAGCCCGCCACCCTGCGGGAGGCGGTGGCGCGCGGCCGCATTCGCATCGCCCCTGCCGCCCTGCGTCTCCTCCGTGCGGGACGGCTGCCCAAGGGGGGCGTGATCGAGACGGCCCGGTTGGCCGGCATCCTGGCCGCCAAGCGGACGGGGGATGTCATTCCCCTCTGCCACCCCCTCCCCCTCACGCACGTGGACGTCGACCTTCTTCCGCGGCGCGACGGCTTTGCCATTGTGGCGCGGGTCAGGACCGAGGCCCGGACGGGGGCGGAGATGGAAGCCCTCCACGCGGTCGCGGTGGCGGCCCTCACCGTCTACGACATGGTCAAGGCCGCGGACCGAACGATGGTCATTACGGACATCGTCCTCGTCAAGAAGACGGGCGGCAAGAGCGGGGAGTATCGGCGGGGGTAG
- a CDS encoding DnaJ domain-containing protein, producing MDKPKDYYRILGVSRDASPGAIKRAYRRLAKRYHPDVSANVSQEAFQDLQAAYETLADADRRRRYDEALGRAERLEPLAWSFVRSPAVGDLRRPIQPGSLSGEILLTRGEAANGGVLPLDVPLTTTCDLCEGTGGYVFDCERCGGEGKVERRLPLPISIPPGVRDGEVFQVAVDDPGLLSVFLTVHIRRF from the coding sequence ATGGATAAACCCAAGGATTACTACCGGATCCTTGGCGTCTCCCGGGATGCCAGCCCCGGCGCCATCAAGCGCGCCTACCGCCGGCTGGCCAAGCGGTACCACCCCGACGTGAGCGCCAACGTCAGCCAAGAGGCCTTCCAGGACCTGCAAGCGGCCTACGAGACCCTGGCCGACGCGGACCGCCGCCGCCGGTACGACGAAGCCCTGGGGCGAGCGGAGCGGCTCGAGCCCCTGGCCTGGTCGTTCGTGCGGAGCCCGGCCGTGGGCGACCTCCGGCGGCCGATCCAGCCCGGCAGCCTCAGCGGCGAGATCCTCCTCACGCGGGGGGAAGCCGCCAACGGGGGCGTCCTTCCCTTGGACGTGCCCCTCACCACCACCTGCGACCTCTGCGAGGGGACCGGCGGCTACGTCTTTGACTGCGAGCGGTGCGGGGGGGAAGGAAAAGTGGAGCGGCGCCTGCCCCTCCCCATCAGCATTCCCCCCGGCGTTCGCGACGGCGAGGTCTTTCAAGTGGCGGTGGACGACCCCGGGCTACTCTCCGTCTTCCTGACCGTTCACATCCGAAGGTTCTAG
- a CDS encoding D-sedoheptulose 7-phosphate isomerase, producing the protein MDEDGIRRIAAESIALKQRFFEENAGLLVEVGGRLSECLRSGGKVLAFGNGGSAADAQHLAAELVGRFLRERPGLPALALTTDSSVLTAIGNDQGYEAIFRRQVEALGRPGDVAIGISTSGRSPNVVEALRAARARGLLTVGLSGGGGGRLGGLVHYLIDVPHHETPRIQEVHSVVVHILCQMVEEAMTR; encoded by the coding sequence ATGGATGAAGACGGCATCCGCCGCATCGCCGCGGAGAGCATCGCCCTCAAGCAGCGCTTCTTCGAGGAGAACGCGGGGCTTTTGGTGGAGGTGGGCGGGCGCTTGTCCGAGTGCCTCCGCTCGGGGGGCAAGGTGCTGGCGTTCGGCAACGGGGGCTCTGCCGCCGATGCCCAGCACCTGGCCGCGGAGCTGGTAGGCCGCTTCCTGCGCGAACGGCCGGGGCTCCCCGCCCTTGCCTTGACCACTGACTCCTCGGTCCTCACTGCCATCGGCAACGACCAAGGTTACGAAGCGATCTTCCGCCGGCAGGTGGAGGCCCTGGGCCGCCCCGGGGATGTGGCCATCGGCATCAGCACCTCCGGCCGGTCGCCCAACGTGGTGGAGGCCCTGCGCGCGGCCCGCGCCCGTGGGCTCCTGACCGTCGGTCTCAGCGGCGGCGGGGGGGGGCGCCTCGGGGGACTCGTCCACTACCTGATCGACGTGCCCCACCACGAGACCCCGCGCATCCAGGAGGTCCACAGCGTGGTCGTCCACATCCTGTGCCAGATGGTGGAAGAGGCGATGACCCGCTGA
- a CDS encoding protein kinase yields MTDQPDATSLSQAPLKELSGRIGKYEIMRPLGKGAMGIVYLAHDTVLERDVALKVMVSQIADDPELKQRFEREARAVAKMTHPNVVTVFDLGSHTDGSPFIAMELLKGTDLQRAVRQPPPLTLERKVSIIVQVLAGLAHAHQAGIVHRDIKPANIFINTEGTVKIMDFGVARLTTASMTGTGNIVGTADYMSPEQVKGSRVDGRSDVFSVGCMLYELLSNRRPFHSDNLMAIFYKITHEEPNFDVIPVGEEYDSLLPVLKKALAKDLDGRYQTAYEFAVDLREWLKANATTPSSRHALETLVDMEAPPSSPPSPLTDGGGATVIPADVGEVGGSGTKRVLSTRGRGGPTSTGARADPTYVPGRAAPTFLAPGPASAVTAKPGTTRLGPAAPPTVFSPTRPEPRRAPGGGSPILYSTLGGMFVLLLGAGGYIYWKQNQVPPAAPPSPTASVPTSMAPPPATTLPAPPPATPTTVASVDIKPRGGASLHLAQAQFNAGNYDRALGAAQEALREDPRSPEAQKLVESALNGQKAETHLRTAETALRQGSYDQASSEAEAAQGLAPWDARVTNLTSRIREAQVQAQQQQQRKAQQQALSAVNGLLAKADDALATQKYDAAINLYDEVLKAEPQNQRATLGKTSAVGARALTQAAAQGGPHSALGRSFVAGKTMAQSAETRQGNAPEGFEESAGVTVKKGTQPADLPGKINFEFSPGVPKPGEKYTASISLVNEGLAPIQLRDMIVTTTVNGKRSQGPVPPLTKDVAPKQKALLLSLPDLWKEDTTTWTMEIVVHTTRGETYKNQVTWK; encoded by the coding sequence ATGACTGACCAGCCCGACGCCACGTCGCTATCCCAGGCGCCCCTCAAAGAGCTCTCGGGAAGGATCGGCAAGTACGAGATCATGAGGCCCCTGGGCAAGGGAGCCATGGGGATCGTCTACCTCGCCCACGACACCGTGCTCGAGCGGGACGTGGCCCTCAAGGTCATGGTCTCCCAGATTGCGGACGACCCCGAGCTGAAACAGCGCTTTGAGCGCGAAGCCCGGGCCGTGGCCAAGATGACCCATCCCAATGTGGTCACCGTCTTCGACCTCGGCAGCCACACCGACGGCTCCCCCTTCATCGCCATGGAGCTCTTGAAGGGCACCGACCTCCAGCGAGCGGTTCGGCAGCCGCCCCCCCTGACCCTGGAACGCAAGGTCTCGATCATCGTGCAGGTCCTGGCCGGGCTCGCCCACGCCCACCAGGCGGGGATCGTGCACCGGGACATCAAGCCGGCCAACATCTTCATCAACACCGAGGGCACGGTTAAGATCATGGACTTCGGGGTGGCCCGCCTCACCACCGCCTCCATGACGGGCACCGGCAACATCGTGGGCACGGCCGACTACATGTCCCCCGAGCAGGTCAAGGGCTCCCGGGTGGACGGGCGCAGCGACGTTTTCAGCGTGGGCTGCATGCTCTACGAGCTGCTCTCGAATCGCCGGCCGTTCCACTCCGACAACCTGATGGCCATCTTCTACAAGATCACCCACGAGGAGCCCAACTTCGATGTGATCCCGGTGGGCGAGGAATACGACAGCCTGCTGCCGGTGCTCAAAAAAGCCCTAGCCAAGGACCTCGACGGCCGCTACCAGACGGCCTATGAGTTCGCGGTGGACCTTCGGGAGTGGCTGAAGGCCAACGCCACTACGCCCTCCAGCCGGCACGCGCTCGAGACCTTGGTGGACATGGAGGCGCCCCCCAGCTCGCCACCCTCGCCGTTGACCGATGGCGGGGGAGCCACCGTCATCCCCGCGGATGTGGGCGAGGTGGGCGGCTCCGGAACGAAACGGGTCCTGTCCACCCGTGGGCGTGGGGGTCCCACCAGCACGGGCGCGAGGGCCGACCCCACCTATGTGCCCGGCCGCGCCGCCCCCACTTTCCTGGCTCCCGGGCCCGCGAGCGCGGTCACCGCCAAGCCCGGCACCACCCGCTTGGGCCCGGCCGCCCCCCCGACCGTGTTCAGCCCCACCCGGCCCGAGCCGCGCCGGGCGCCCGGGGGGGGGAGCCCGATCCTCTACTCCACCCTGGGGGGAATGTTCGTCCTCCTGCTCGGCGCGGGCGGGTACATCTATTGGAAGCAGAACCAAGTGCCGCCCGCGGCGCCCCCGAGCCCGACGGCCTCCGTGCCCACCTCGATGGCGCCGCCGCCCGCCACAACCTTACCCGCGCCGCCCCCTGCGACCCCCACTACGGTCGCCTCGGTGGACATCAAGCCTCGGGGGGGCGCCTCCCTCCATCTCGCCCAGGCTCAGTTCAACGCCGGCAACTACGACCGCGCCCTCGGCGCCGCCCAGGAGGCTCTGCGGGAGGACCCCAGAAGCCCCGAGGCTCAGAAGCTGGTGGAGAGCGCCCTCAACGGCCAGAAGGCCGAGACCCATCTGCGGACGGCGGAGACGGCCTTGCGGCAGGGCAGCTACGATCAAGCCTCTTCAGAGGCGGAGGCGGCCCAAGGCCTCGCGCCCTGGGACGCGCGTGTCACAAACCTCACCTCCCGCATCCGCGAGGCCCAGGTCCAGGCCCAGCAGCAGCAGCAACGCAAGGCCCAACAGCAGGCGCTCAGCGCGGTGAACGGTCTTCTGGCCAAGGCGGACGACGCCCTGGCCACCCAGAAGTACGACGCTGCCATCAACCTCTACGACGAGGTCCTGAAGGCAGAGCCTCAGAATCAGCGCGCGACCCTTGGCAAGACCAGCGCGGTGGGAGCACGAGCGCTGACCCAGGCCGCGGCCCAGGGCGGGCCCCACTCGGCCCTCGGGCGGTCTTTCGTGGCCGGCAAGACCATGGCCCAGAGCGCGGAGACCAGACAGGGCAACGCCCCCGAGGGCTTCGAGGAGTCGGCGGGGGTTACAGTCAAGAAGGGCACGCAGCCGGCCGACCTCCCGGGCAAGATCAACTTCGAGTTCAGCCCCGGCGTGCCCAAGCCGGGGGAGAAGTACACGGCCAGCATCTCCCTCGTGAACGAGGGCCTGGCCCCCATCCAGCTCCGGGACATGATCGTCACCACCACCGTCAACGGGAAGCGCTCCCAGGGGCCGGTGCCGCCCTTGACCAAGGACGTGGCCCCCAAGCAGAAGGCGCTTCTCCTCTCCCTCCCCGACCTCTGGAAGGAGGACACCACCACCTGGACGATGGAGATCGTGGTGCACACCACCCGCGGAGAGACCTACAAGAACCAGGTGACCTGGAAGTAG
- the larE gene encoding ATP-dependent sacrificial sulfur transferase LarE, translating into MKSPTPPQKEGALDRLLAEMGSVVVAFSGGVDSAYLAVRAHRVLQARALAVTADSPSLAEAQRAQARELARDFGFPHRLVRTEEFENPLYTRNAPDRCYHCKVELFRHLLPLAAREGYAHVAYGLIVDDLGEFRPGHRAAAEAGVRSPLAEAGLGKADVRLLSQALGLPTWDRPASPCLSSRVPHGTAVTPEVLRRVERAEEGLRALGFSELRVRHFGERARVEIAPLEMARLEEEGMRRAVETAVRAAGYAEASIDPLGYQRGRLSPGADVLTPP; encoded by the coding sequence ATGAAGAGCCCTACCCCTCCGCAGAAGGAAGGAGCGCTCGACCGTCTCCTGGCGGAGATGGGCTCGGTGGTGGTCGCCTTCAGCGGGGGGGTGGACAGCGCCTACCTCGCCGTGCGCGCCCACCGCGTGCTCCAGGCGCGGGCCCTGGCCGTGACCGCGGACTCCCCCTCCCTGGCCGAGGCCCAACGCGCCCAGGCCCGGGAACTGGCCCGCGACTTCGGCTTCCCCCACCGTCTGGTCAGAACCGAGGAGTTCGAGAACCCCCTCTACACCCGCAACGCCCCCGACCGCTGCTACCACTGCAAGGTCGAGCTCTTCCGTCATCTACTGCCCCTGGCCGCGCGCGAGGGCTACGCGCATGTGGCCTACGGGTTAATCGTGGACGACCTTGGCGAGTTCCGCCCCGGCCACCGGGCGGCGGCGGAGGCGGGGGTGAGGAGCCCCCTCGCGGAGGCGGGCCTCGGCAAGGCCGACGTCCGCCTCCTCTCCCAGGCCCTGGGCCTCCCCACCTGGGACCGGCCGGCCTCCCCCTGCCTCTCCTCGCGCGTCCCCCACGGCACGGCCGTCACTCCCGAAGTCCTGCGCCGCGTGGAGCGGGCCGAGGAGGGCTTGCGTGCGCTCGGTTTTTCGGAGCTGCGGGTCCGCCACTTCGGAGAGCGGGCCCGCGTGGAGATCGCGCCCCTGGAGATGGCGCGGCTCGAGGAAGAAGGGATGCGGCGGGCGGTCGAGACCGCCGTCCGCGCCGCGGGTTACGCCGAGGCCTCGATCGATCCCCTGGGCTACCAGAGAGGCCGGCTCAGCCCGGGCGCCGATGTCCTCACTCCCCCTTGA
- a CDS encoding OmpA family protein, with product MRHWTLFTALVATVAFAGCHPNAPPPAPPAPRAAAPAAPPPAPAPARAPEVAPQVDEYAKLKGTPADEIDRMGLLADIHFEFDKSDLREGDRQILTKNAEVLKRFDFLRITVEGHCDERGTVEYNLALGERRSRGAYDYLVSLGVGKERLKTVSYGKEIQVCHEATEECWARNRRDRFTVTGKAGGH from the coding sequence ATGAGACACTGGACCTTGTTCACCGCTCTCGTAGCCACCGTCGCTTTCGCAGGTTGCCACCCTAACGCACCGCCGCCGGCCCCGCCCGCTCCCCGGGCCGCGGCTCCCGCCGCGCCGCCGCCGGCACCGGCCCCGGCCCGGGCGCCCGAAGTGGCTCCCCAGGTGGACGAGTACGCGAAGCTGAAGGGGACGCCGGCCGACGAGATCGACCGCATGGGCCTCCTGGCCGACATTCATTTCGAATTCGACAAGTCCGACCTCCGGGAAGGCGACCGCCAGATTCTCACCAAGAACGCGGAGGTCTTGAAGCGGTTCGATTTCCTCCGGATCACGGTCGAGGGACACTGCGACGAGCGGGGCACAGTCGAGTACAACTTGGCCCTGGGCGAGCGCCGGTCTCGGGGCGCCTACGACTACCTGGTCTCCCTCGGGGTGGGGAAGGAGCGCCTGAAGACCGTCTCCTACGGAAAAGAGATCCAAGTCTGCCACGAGGCGACCGAGGAGTGCTGGGCCCGCAACCGACGCGACCGGTTCACCGTGACCGGCAAGGCCGGCGGGCACTGA
- a CDS encoding urate hydroxylase PuuD, producing the protein MDILNALFRWLHILAGVVWIGMLYFFNWVNGPFAGTMDGDTKKKVVPELMPRALYWFRWGAAWTWVTGVLLLLLVFYHGGIMFDGDRGWSAGAGVMVAVTFLAPFLYDALHKSGLGKDPKVFGGVAFVLTAVVVVLMATWGGFSYRAFNIHLGALFGSIMAFNVWFRIWPGQQKIITAVKGGTAPDPAVVALAGARSRHNTYMSVPLLWAMINSHTTTVTTEIGIPAEYGYVLLLLVILLGWHIVWHLYKRAPKVKGF; encoded by the coding sequence GTGGATATTCTGAACGCCTTGTTCCGCTGGCTGCACATCCTGGCCGGTGTGGTTTGGATCGGGATGCTGTACTTCTTCAACTGGGTCAATGGGCCGTTCGCGGGCACCATGGATGGCGATACCAAGAAGAAAGTGGTGCCGGAGCTGATGCCCCGCGCCCTCTACTGGTTCCGCTGGGGGGCGGCTTGGACGTGGGTGACCGGCGTCCTGCTCCTCCTCCTCGTCTTCTACCACGGCGGGATCATGTTCGACGGGGACAGGGGCTGGAGTGCGGGCGCCGGCGTCATGGTCGCGGTGACTTTCCTCGCCCCCTTCCTCTATGACGCGCTCCACAAGAGCGGGCTCGGCAAGGACCCCAAGGTTTTCGGCGGCGTGGCCTTTGTCCTGACCGCAGTGGTGGTTGTGCTCATGGCCACCTGGGGCGGGTTCAGCTACCGGGCCTTCAACATCCACCTGGGCGCCCTCTTCGGCAGCATCATGGCCTTCAACGTCTGGTTCCGCATTTGGCCCGGCCAACAGAAGATCATCACCGCCGTGAAGGGGGGAACCGCTCCCGACCCCGCCGTCGTCGCCCTGGCCGGGGCACGCTCCCGCCACAACACCTACATGTCGGTGCCGCTGCTCTGGGCCATGATCAACTCTCACACCACGACCGTAACGACCGAAATCGGGATACCGGCAGAGTACGGGTATGTGCTGCTCCTCCTGGTGATCCTCCTGGGGTGGCACATCGTCTGGCATCTCTACAAGCGAGCCCCCAAGGTCAAGGGGTTCTAA
- the glp gene encoding gephyrin-like molybdotransferase Glp, translating to MIPVETALEIVLSHTPTLPTEEVLLADALGRVLGEDVRSDVDLPPFDRAGMDGYALRAGDAAHAPATLEVVGQARAGQWPELVLAAGQALEVMTGAPVPAGATAVQQVEHTRVLDRGRRVEIVVAVETGQNIARQGSEVRAGDLVLPRGETLDPAAIGVLAAVGKGRVRVGRRPTVSVLVTGDELVDVWERPSGGRIRNSNGYALVAQARWAGADVTSLAVLPDQVDRIAEGVREGFRSDVLILSGGVSEGAFDFVEEVLARFDVGLLFTKVAIKPGAPLVFGRRGDKLVFGLPGNPVSAQVTFDIFVRAALLRLQGARQVSRPTVEVELLEAVKNRSGRKAHLPARVRSEGGRLLASPVSSRGSADLVAHAKANALLVLDATRTRAEAGERAPALLLGNFLERDGTPI from the coding sequence GTGATCCCTGTTGAAACGGCGTTGGAGATCGTCCTCTCTCACACGCCGACGCTGCCCACTGAAGAGGTCCTGTTGGCGGACGCCCTAGGTCGCGTTCTGGGGGAGGACGTCCGCTCCGACGTCGATCTGCCTCCTTTCGATCGCGCGGGGATGGACGGCTACGCCCTGCGCGCCGGCGATGCCGCCCACGCCCCCGCCACCCTAGAGGTCGTCGGCCAGGCCCGCGCCGGGCAGTGGCCGGAGCTGGTGCTGGCGGCGGGCCAGGCCCTGGAGGTGATGACGGGCGCGCCCGTGCCCGCGGGCGCCACCGCGGTGCAGCAGGTCGAGCACACGCGCGTCCTCGATCGCGGTCGGCGAGTCGAGATCGTGGTTGCCGTGGAAACGGGCCAGAATATCGCGCGCCAGGGGAGCGAGGTGCGGGCGGGCGACCTTGTCCTCCCGCGGGGGGAGACCCTCGACCCCGCGGCCATCGGGGTGCTGGCCGCGGTGGGCAAGGGCCGGGTCCGGGTGGGGCGGCGGCCCACGGTTTCGGTGCTGGTCACGGGGGACGAGCTGGTGGACGTGTGGGAACGGCCGAGCGGCGGCCGCATCCGAAACAGCAACGGGTATGCGCTAGTGGCGCAAGCCCGCTGGGCGGGGGCGGACGTGACCAGCTTGGCCGTCCTCCCCGACCAGGTGGACCGGATCGCGGAGGGCGTGCGCGAGGGCTTTCGCTCGGACGTGCTCATCCTCTCCGGAGGCGTCTCCGAAGGCGCCTTTGACTTCGTGGAGGAGGTGCTGGCCCGTTTCGATGTGGGGTTGCTGTTCACGAAGGTCGCCATCAAGCCGGGGGCGCCCCTGGTCTTCGGCCGCCGGGGGGACAAGCTGGTCTTCGGCCTACCCGGCAACCCCGTCTCCGCCCAGGTGACATTCGATATCTTCGTGCGCGCCGCCCTCCTTCGCTTGCAGGGAGCCCGCCAGGTCTCGCGGCCTACGGTGGAGGTCGAGCTCCTAGAGGCCGTGAAGAACCGCTCGGGACGAAAGGCCCACCTCCCTGCGCGGGTCCGATCCGAGGGGGGGCGGCTCCTGGCCAGCCCCGTCTCCTCCCGGGGCTCCGCCGACCTCGTGGCCCACGCCAAGGCCAACGCCCTCCTGGTCCTCGACGCCACGCGGACACGGGCGGAGGCCGGGGAAAGGGCGCCCGCCCTGCTCCTCGGGAATTTCCTGGAACGTGACGGCACGCCAATCTAA
- a CDS encoding twin-arginine translocase TatA/TatE family subunit, giving the protein MFNLGFPEVVLILIVFVLIFGTSRLPELGKGIGEGIRNFKKSLREGGEDEKKKT; this is encoded by the coding sequence ATGTTCAACTTGGGTTTCCCAGAAGTCGTCCTCATCCTCATCGTCTTCGTGCTGATCTTCGGGACGAGCCGGCTTCCGGAGCTGGGCAAAGGCATCGGGGAAGGCATCAGGAACTTCAAGAAGTCGCTGAGAGAGGGCGGGGAAGACGAAAAAAAGAAGACCTGA
- a CDS encoding translocase — MATSAVAGPDAGPRPEAGLLDRLLRVFGDVQAGESVTAVLMLTNIFLILAGYYIAKTVREPLILASGGAEAKSYAAAGMALVLMGFIPLYSWFASKVDRIRLIFGLLLFFIVNIEMFWLGAHLGVPYLGVAFFIWVGIFNNAIVAQFWSYGNDVYRPDVGQRLFPVIGIGATLGSPVGSWMAAQLFRAGVSAYNMLQITAVILVISMGLFALVERREGVRRARGGAPTSRLEAGSGGFVLIGRSHYLRLIALLIVLLNLVNTTGEYILGRVVVMQAARLSASRPDFHEEAFIGAFYGEYNFWVSIGAIVIQALLVSRIVKHLGLAGAVLALPIVALGAYGSIVTGAAFLSTIRWAKTAENATDYSVMNTARQMLWLPTRREEKYKAKQAMDTFVVRAGDVLSAGFVYVGTTLLALDTRGFAGTNLLLIGLWLVTAVLLIRENRALTGRVAGAPR; from the coding sequence ATGGCGACCTCGGCCGTGGCCGGGCCCGATGCTGGCCCTCGACCCGAGGCCGGGCTTCTCGACCGATTGCTGCGCGTTTTCGGGGACGTGCAAGCGGGGGAGTCCGTCACCGCCGTCCTCATGCTCACCAACATCTTCCTTATCCTAGCCGGCTATTACATCGCCAAGACCGTCCGCGAGCCCCTGATCCTGGCCTCGGGAGGGGCGGAGGCGAAGTCCTATGCGGCCGCGGGCATGGCCCTCGTGCTCATGGGCTTCATTCCCTTGTACTCCTGGTTCGCGTCCAAGGTGGACCGGATTCGCCTCATCTTCGGGCTGCTCCTCTTCTTCATCGTGAACATCGAGATGTTCTGGCTGGGCGCTCACCTGGGCGTGCCCTACCTGGGCGTGGCCTTCTTCATCTGGGTCGGCATCTTCAACAACGCGATCGTGGCCCAGTTCTGGTCCTATGGCAACGACGTCTACCGGCCGGATGTGGGCCAGCGGTTGTTCCCCGTCATCGGCATCGGCGCCACTCTGGGCAGCCCGGTCGGATCATGGATGGCGGCCCAGCTCTTCCGGGCGGGGGTCTCCGCCTACAACATGCTCCAGATCACGGCCGTGATCCTGGTCATCTCGATGGGGCTCTTCGCCCTCGTGGAGAGGCGGGAGGGCGTCCGGAGGGCGCGGGGGGGCGCCCCGACCTCCCGCCTGGAGGCTGGTTCCGGCGGCTTTGTCCTCATCGGCCGCAGCCACTATTTGCGGCTCATCGCCCTGCTCATCGTGCTCCTCAACCTCGTGAACACGACGGGCGAGTACATCCTGGGTCGGGTGGTGGTCATGCAGGCGGCCCGCCTTTCCGCCTCGCGCCCGGACTTTCACGAGGAGGCCTTCATCGGCGCGTTCTACGGGGAGTACAACTTCTGGGTCAGCATCGGCGCCATCGTCATCCAGGCCCTCCTCGTCTCGCGGATCGTCAAGCACCTGGGCCTCGCGGGCGCGGTCCTGGCCCTTCCCATCGTGGCCTTGGGGGCCTACGGCTCGATCGTGACGGGGGCCGCATTCCTGAGCACCATCCGTTGGGCCAAGACCGCGGAGAACGCGACCGACTACTCGGTGATGAACACCGCCCGCCAAATGCTCTGGCTGCCCACCCGGAGGGAGGAGAAGTACAAGGCCAAGCAGGCCATGGACACCTTCGTGGTGCGGGCGGGGGACGTGCTTTCCGCGGGCTTCGTCTACGTGGGCACGACCCTCTTGGCCTTGGACACCCGCGGCTTCGCGGGGACCAACCTCCTGCTGATCGGGCTTTGGCTGGTGACGGCCGTGCTCTTGATCAGGGAGAACCGCGCCCTCACCGGCCGCGTCGCGGGGGCTCCGCGCTAG
- a CDS encoding lysine biosynthesis protein LysW, producing MAVCPECEADIEIDEYDVDKDDIINCPECGVDLKVVGLSPLELDPAPPEDEDEWEE from the coding sequence ATGGCGGTCTGTCCCGAGTGCGAGGCGGACATAGAGATAGACGAGTACGACGTGGACAAGGACGACATCATCAACTGCCCCGAATGCGGCGTCGACCTCAAGGTGGTGGGCCTCTCGCCCCTCGAGCTCGACCCGGCCCCCCCCGAGGACGAGGACGAGTGGGAGGAGTGA